One genomic segment of Rhizobium gallicum bv. gallicum R602sp includes these proteins:
- a CDS encoding SDR family oxidoreductase — MKIVIIGGTGLIGSKTAERLRKKGHEVIAAAPQTGVNTLTGEGLAEVLKNTEVVIDLANSPSFEDKAVLEFFQTAGKNLMAAEIEAGVKHHVALSIVGTDRLPDSGYLRAKVAQEKIIRAAGIPYTIVRSTQFMEFLGGIAQEGTVGDTARLSTGFLQPIASDDVADFVTDAALAPPANGIVEICGPERARLCDFAARYLKAIGDSRTVVADPDARYFGTKLEDGSLVSDNHPRIGRIGFDDWFATTPRK, encoded by the coding sequence ATGAAAATCGTGATTATCGGCGGAACCGGCCTGATCGGTTCCAAGACTGCAGAACGCCTGCGCAAAAAGGGGCATGAGGTCATTGCCGCTGCCCCGCAAACCGGCGTCAATACCCTCACCGGAGAGGGCTTGGCGGAAGTACTGAAGAATACCGAGGTGGTGATCGACCTCGCGAACTCGCCATCCTTCGAGGATAAGGCCGTGCTCGAATTCTTTCAGACGGCAGGCAAGAACCTGATGGCAGCGGAAATCGAAGCCGGCGTGAAACACCACGTCGCGCTTTCGATCGTCGGCACGGATCGGTTGCCGGATAGCGGCTATCTTCGAGCCAAGGTCGCCCAGGAAAAGATCATCCGGGCAGCCGGCATTCCCTATACGATCGTGCGTTCCACACAGTTCATGGAATTTCTCGGCGGCATCGCCCAAGAGGGCACGGTCGGCGACACGGCCCGCTTGTCGACGGGTTTCCTGCAGCCGATCGCGTCTGACGACGTCGCCGATTTCGTAACGGACGCGGCCCTTGCCCCGCCGGCTAACGGCATCGTCGAAATCTGCGGCCCCGAGCGCGCACGTCTCTGCGATTTCGCCGCGCGCTACCTCAAAGCGATCGGAGATTCCCGCACCGTTGTCGCGGATCCGGACGCCCGCTATTTCGGCACCAAACTGGAAGACGGTTCACTCGTTTCCGACAATCATCCTCGCATCGGCCGCATCGGTTTCGATGATTGGTTTGCGACAACGCCCAGAAAGTAA
- a CDS encoding MBL fold metallo-hydrolase translates to MNQIINNTQEASMKVDNTSHPGRTAPEELVPSRYAVRIGEIDVLVVSDGVLPLPTAMLGHNADPAARAAWLGDMFLPQDAFDWALNVVVVRSGEQTILIDAGLGLDPDLNLPRAGQLMKRLAAAGIDLASVTDVVLTHMHMDHVGGLLVDGVKEQLNPDLRIHVAAAEVKFWESPDFSHVSMPAGFPDALRAAAKRFSKDYQSQLRLFEDEHEVAPGVVVTRTGGHTPGHSVVRVASGNDRLMFAGDAVFAVGFDHPDWFNGFEHDPEEAARVRVRLLRELAATGELLVATHMPFPSVGHVAVDGDTFRWVPVFWDY, encoded by the coding sequence ATGAACCAGATCATCAACAACACTCAGGAGGCAAGCATGAAAGTGGACAACACCTCACACCCCGGTAGAACGGCACCCGAAGAGCTGGTTCCATCGCGCTACGCGGTGCGGATCGGCGAGATTGACGTGCTGGTGGTCAGCGATGGGGTGCTACCGCTCCCAACCGCGATGTTGGGCCACAACGCTGACCCGGCCGCCCGGGCCGCCTGGCTGGGCGACATGTTCTTGCCGCAGGACGCTTTCGACTGGGCACTGAACGTGGTCGTGGTGCGCAGCGGCGAGCAGACCATCCTTATCGACGCTGGACTGGGCCTCGACCCGGACTTGAACTTGCCGCGGGCCGGGCAGTTGATGAAGCGGCTGGCGGCCGCCGGCATCGACCTTGCATCCGTGACCGACGTCGTGCTGACCCACATGCACATGGACCACGTTGGCGGGCTGCTCGTCGACGGGGTGAAGGAACAGCTGAATCCGGACCTGCGGATCCATGTGGCTGCTGCCGAGGTCAAATTCTGGGAGTCGCCCGACTTCTCCCACGTTTCGATGCCCGCAGGCTTCCCTGACGCGCTGCGGGCAGCCGCCAAGCGGTTCAGCAAAGACTATCAGAGCCAGCTGCGGCTGTTCGAGGATGAGCATGAGGTGGCGCCGGGCGTGGTCGTCACCCGTACCGGTGGCCACACCCCCGGGCATAGCGTGGTCCGTGTGGCCTCAGGCAACGATCGTCTGATGTTTGCCGGCGACGCCGTGTTCGCGGTCGGGTTCGACCACCCCGACTGGTTCAACGGCTTCGAACATGACCCCGAGGAGGCGGCCCGCGTTCGGGTCCGGCTTTTGCGGGAGCTGGCGGCGACCGGCGAACTGCTGGTGGCAACTCATATGCCGTTTCCTTCTGTTGGCCATGTCGCGGTCGACGGCGACACCTTTCGTTGGGTCCCGGTCTTCTGGGACTACTGA
- a CDS encoding mechanosensitive ion channel family protein, whose protein sequence is MFGNDNFVPLVLINLLGIAGIVVWHIQGGNRPTGRLIVQILFFTNMSLVLYLGGIAPHRPDGIYTQGPAALLSKSARILWWTHLAWTIIGFIQIYVRLNRKPREAHLIQDMAIAVIYLGVALSVIGFVFGMPVGTLVATSGVIAVIFGLALQNTLGDVFSGIALTLGRAYAIGDWVQLNDGTEGRVIETTWRSTNLLTVTNNVVVLPNSILAKQGVTNLSRPDETHLIALRVRIAATQRPRVVEEVMRSVLRASVRIVKDPPPVVALKAIDAIAIEVELQFRVDSVAIRTPAKNEIVDLLHDQCRASGLSLAMPAESLAFVPAPIGNQYLAESRPVSVTVP, encoded by the coding sequence ATGTTTGGTAATGACAATTTCGTGCCGCTTGTTCTGATCAATCTTCTGGGAATTGCCGGCATTGTCGTGTGGCACATCCAGGGCGGCAACCGTCCGACGGGCCGCTTGATCGTCCAGATCCTGTTCTTCACCAACATGAGCCTCGTGCTCTATCTGGGAGGCATCGCTCCGCATCGGCCCGACGGCATCTACACCCAAGGTCCTGCCGCGCTGCTTTCCAAATCGGCCAGAATCCTTTGGTGGACCCATCTCGCCTGGACGATCATCGGCTTCATCCAGATCTACGTCAGACTGAACCGCAAGCCACGGGAAGCACATCTCATCCAGGATATGGCCATTGCCGTCATCTATCTCGGCGTGGCGCTTTCCGTCATCGGTTTCGTCTTCGGCATGCCGGTCGGCACCTTGGTTGCAACATCCGGCGTCATCGCCGTCATCTTCGGCCTGGCGTTACAGAATACGCTGGGCGACGTCTTTTCCGGCATCGCGCTGACACTCGGTAGGGCCTATGCAATAGGCGACTGGGTCCAGTTGAACGACGGAACCGAGGGTCGCGTCATCGAAACCACCTGGCGCTCCACCAACCTTTTGACCGTTACGAACAATGTCGTCGTGCTACCGAACAGCATCCTGGCAAAGCAGGGCGTGACAAATCTTAGCCGCCCTGACGAAACCCACCTGATCGCGCTGCGTGTGCGCATCGCTGCAACGCAAAGACCACGTGTTGTCGAGGAAGTCATGCGATCTGTGCTGCGAGCCAGCGTCCGGATCGTCAAGGACCCGCCGCCGGTCGTTGCCCTGAAAGCCATCGACGCGATCGCAATCGAAGTCGAGCTGCAGTTCCGCGTCGACAGCGTCGCAATTCGAACGCCCGCCAAGAATGAGATCGTTGATCTGCTTCATGACCAATGCAGAGCAAGCGGGCTTTCGCTGGCCATGCCCGCCGAAAGCCTCGCTTTCGTGCCGGCACCGATCGGGAACCAGTATCTTGCCGAATCCCGGCCGGTCTCGGTCACCGTCCCATAA
- a CDS encoding cupin domain-containing protein, which yields MIKSLRFAVALTALLSGSALAHDAPGGGEGAKVTLVYDHKLPNVPGKSMKGVLVEYAPGGFSEGHTHPASAFIYATVLEGAIRSQVNDGPVTVYEAGDSFSELPGDRHGVSENASKTKPARLLAVFVVDSAEQELTFPIKK from the coding sequence ATGATCAAGTCATTACGTTTTGCCGTTGCGTTGACGGCTCTCCTGTCAGGCTCGGCTCTTGCGCACGATGCGCCCGGTGGCGGGGAGGGCGCAAAGGTTACGCTGGTCTATGACCACAAACTGCCGAACGTTCCCGGTAAGAGCATGAAGGGCGTTCTCGTCGAATATGCTCCGGGCGGTTTCTCGGAGGGCCACACACACCCAGCCTCCGCCTTCATTTACGCGACCGTCCTCGAAGGGGCGATCCGCAGCCAGGTCAATGACGGGCCCGTCACGGTCTATGAAGCCGGTGACAGCTTTTCGGAATTGCCGGGCGATCGCCACGGTGTCAGCGAGAACGCTAGCAAGACCAAACCGGCAAGGCTGCTTGCGGTCTTCGTCGTCGATAGCGCCGAGCAAGAACTGACATTCCCGATCAAGAAATAG
- a CDS encoding nitroreductase gives MDVYEAVTSRRAVRAFKDEPVSREVLERVLSAAAWSPSGSNIQPWNTYVLTGAPLAELKTNAVERVAHGDPWDKRQYKMYPTELKSPYAERRSAFGKERYSALGIAREDWEARQRAAIANWNCFGAPAALFCYIDRDLGRPQWADVGMYLQTIMLLLRAEGLHSVTQMAWSQVRETVAEVLSPPEELILFCGMSIGYEDPAVSFPRTGRAPLAETVTFVGG, from the coding sequence ATTGACGTATATGAGGCAGTCACAAGCCGCCGGGCGGTGCGCGCATTCAAGGACGAGCCTGTGTCGAGGGAGGTGCTTGAGCGCGTGCTGTCCGCCGCAGCTTGGTCGCCGTCCGGATCAAACATCCAGCCGTGGAACACCTACGTGCTGACGGGCGCGCCGCTGGCCGAGCTCAAGACGAACGCCGTCGAGCGCGTGGCTCATGGCGACCCTTGGGACAAGCGGCAGTACAAGATGTACCCGACCGAGCTGAAGTCTCCGTACGCGGAGCGCCGATCCGCCTTCGGCAAGGAGCGCTACAGTGCGCTTGGCATTGCGCGCGAAGACTGGGAGGCGCGGCAGCGGGCAGCCATCGCCAACTGGAACTGTTTCGGCGCGCCCGCCGCCCTGTTTTGCTACATCGACCGTGACTTGGGCCGGCCCCAATGGGCCGATGTCGGCATGTATCTGCAGACCATCATGCTGCTACTCCGCGCCGAAGGACTGCACAGTGTCACGCAGATGGCGTGGTCGCAGGTTCGCGAGACGGTCGCAGAGGTCCTGTCACCCCCGGAGGAGCTCATCCTCTTCTGCGGCATGTCGATCGGGTACGAGGACCCCGCGGTAAGTTTTCCCCGTACGGGCCGCGCCCCGCTCGCCGAGACGGTCACGTTCGTCGGCGGTTAG
- a CDS encoding NADPH-dependent FMN reductase: protein MTTHKVGYFIGSLAKASINRKLAKALVRFAPPELEMSEISFKDLPLYSYDYDADYPPAGKAFKAAIAAVDAVLFVTPEYNRSIPGGLKNAIDWASRPYGTNSFTRKPSAVIGTSPGAIGTAVAQQNLRSVLSFCNSPQMNAPEAYIQFTPGLITDDGEVMNDTTADFLRTFMQDFHVFIARVRSVLPKDA, encoded by the coding sequence ATGACCACACATAAAGTAGGCTATTTCATCGGCAGCCTCGCCAAGGCCTCGATCAATCGCAAGCTCGCCAAGGCGTTGGTGCGGTTTGCCCCGCCCGAACTTGAAATGTCGGAGATATCCTTCAAGGACCTGCCGCTCTACAGCTACGACTATGACGCCGACTACCCGCCGGCTGGCAAGGCATTCAAGGCGGCAATCGCGGCCGTCGACGCCGTGCTGTTCGTCACGCCCGAATATAATCGATCCATACCTGGCGGGCTGAAAAACGCAATCGACTGGGCTAGCCGCCCCTACGGCACCAACTCGTTTACACGCAAGCCGTCAGCGGTGATCGGCACCTCGCCGGGCGCCATAGGCACAGCAGTCGCCCAGCAGAATTTGCGCAGCGTGCTTAGCTTCTGCAACTCTCCCCAAATGAATGCCCCGGAAGCCTACATCCAGTTCACACCAGGGCTGATCACCGATGACGGTGAGGTCATGAATGACACCACCGCTGATTTCCTTCGCACTTTCATGCAGGACTTCCATGTCTTCATCGCAAGGGTTCGCTCAGTGCTGCCGAAAGATGCCTAG